In one Chryseobacterium camelliae genomic region, the following are encoded:
- the lon gene encoding endopeptidase La has translation MTEFEDMSLEEMIGDGFDIVAEEINLSDLSETEKNSGQKIFPILPVRNMVMFPNVVIPITAGRKTSIQLLEEAQKNGDFIGIVSQKNSELESPTEKDFYHTGTLAKIIKIIKLPEGNITAITKGFHRFKIKKMIEAQPYFKAEISKLKDSKPKNKEEYEALLENVKDLALKIIELDPNIPNAANFAIKNIGNNDDLLNFICTNASFPSVEKQKLLEEKNLMARANKCYELMHEDFRKLELRNQIHQKTSKDLDKQQREYFLNQQIRTIQEELGGGPESDVEDLIAKARKKTWNTEVEEHFQKEISRLQRQNPNSPDYNVQRNYLDFFTDLPWETYTKDVFDIAKAEKILDKAHFGLEDIKKRILEHMAVLKLKNNMKSPILLLVGPPGVGKTSLGKSIADALGRKYVRLSLGGLHDESEIRGHRKTYIGAMAGRILQSIKKSGTSNPVIVLDEMDKIGQGLHGDPSSALLEVLDPEQNKSFYDNFLEMGYDLSKVMFIATANTLSTIQTPLLDRTEIIQIAGYTLEEKIEIAKRHLIKKQQDENGLDSKSFKLGNAELKHIIEAHTSESGVRTLEKRIASIARWVALQTALAKEYDTKISLEKVDEILGVPRPKSLSEITGVPGVVTGLAWTSVGGDILFIESILSNGKGALTMTGNLGTVMKESATIALEYIKAKHDELGISQEDIEKHNIHVHVPEGATPKDGPSAGIAMLTSMVSSFKNKKVKPHLAMTGEITLRGKVLPVGGIKEKLLAATRAGIKEVILCEANRKDVEEIKKDYLKNLKVHYVNRMEEVIDIAIEK, from the coding sequence ATGACAGAATTCGAAGATATGAGTTTAGAAGAAATGATCGGTGACGGGTTTGATATTGTAGCTGAAGAGATCAATCTTTCTGATCTTTCTGAGACGGAAAAAAATTCCGGGCAAAAAATATTCCCTATACTTCCCGTAAGAAACATGGTGATGTTCCCCAATGTTGTAATTCCTATTACAGCAGGAAGAAAAACATCTATACAGCTTCTTGAAGAAGCGCAGAAAAACGGAGATTTTATCGGGATTGTAAGCCAGAAAAATTCGGAACTTGAGTCACCGACTGAAAAGGATTTTTATCATACAGGTACCTTAGCAAAAATCATTAAAATCATAAAGCTTCCCGAAGGTAACATTACAGCTATTACTAAGGGATTCCACAGATTTAAAATCAAAAAAATGATTGAGGCTCAACCTTATTTTAAAGCTGAAATTTCCAAATTAAAGGATTCCAAACCTAAAAACAAGGAAGAATACGAAGCTTTGCTGGAGAACGTTAAAGATCTGGCTTTAAAAATCATTGAGCTGGATCCGAACATTCCGAATGCAGCAAATTTTGCGATAAAAAACATTGGAAACAATGATGATCTGTTAAATTTCATTTGCACGAACGCCAGTTTCCCATCTGTTGAAAAGCAAAAACTGCTTGAAGAGAAAAACCTGATGGCAAGAGCCAACAAGTGCTATGAATTGATGCATGAAGATTTCAGAAAGCTGGAATTGAGAAATCAGATTCACCAGAAAACCTCAAAGGATCTCGACAAACAACAGAGAGAATATTTTCTAAACCAACAGATCAGAACCATTCAGGAAGAGTTGGGTGGTGGTCCGGAAAGCGACGTTGAAGATCTTATTGCCAAAGCAAGAAAGAAAACATGGAATACGGAAGTTGAAGAGCATTTCCAAAAGGAAATCAGCCGATTACAGCGCCAAAACCCTAATTCTCCGGATTATAATGTTCAGAGAAACTATTTGGATTTCTTTACAGATCTTCCTTGGGAAACGTATACCAAAGATGTTTTTGATATTGCCAAAGCCGAGAAAATTTTAGATAAAGCACATTTCGGATTAGAGGATATCAAAAAGAGAATTTTGGAGCACATGGCTGTTTTAAAACTGAAAAACAACATGAAATCTCCTATTCTGCTGTTGGTAGGTCCTCCGGGAGTAGGTAAAACTTCTTTAGGAAAATCAATTGCAGATGCATTGGGAAGAAAATATGTAAGACTTTCTCTGGGTGGGCTTCACGACGAAAGTGAAATCCGCGGACACAGAAAAACCTATATCGGCGCGATGGCGGGAAGAATTCTTCAATCCATCAAAAAATCAGGAACTTCCAACCCTGTAATTGTGTTGGACGAGATGGACAAAATCGGGCAAGGTTTACATGGTGACCCAAGCTCAGCACTTTTAGAGGTACTTGATCCTGAACAAAATAAGTCTTTCTATGATAATTTCTTAGAAATGGGCTATGATTTGTCTAAAGTCATGTTCATTGCAACAGCCAACACGCTATCAACCATTCAGACGCCACTATTGGACAGAACTGAAATCATTCAGATTGCCGGGTATACTTTAGAGGAAAAAATTGAGATTGCCAAAAGACATTTAATTAAAAAACAGCAGGACGAAAATGGTTTGGATTCAAAATCATTCAAACTTGGAAATGCTGAATTAAAGCACATTATAGAAGCTCACACCTCAGAAAGCGGTGTAAGAACTTTAGAAAAAAGAATAGCTTCCATTGCACGCTGGGTAGCTTTACAAACTGCTTTGGCAAAAGAATACGACACTAAAATCTCTCTTGAGAAAGTAGACGAAATTTTAGGGGTACCAAGACCCAAAAGCTTATCCGAAATTACCGGAGTTCCGGGAGTTGTAACAGGATTAGCATGGACAAGTGTTGGAGGAGATATTTTATTCATTGAAAGTATTTTAAGCAACGGAAAAGGGGCTTTAACCATGACGGGAAACTTAGGAACGGTCATGAAAGAATCTGCTACGATTGCTTTGGAATATATTAAGGCAAAACATGACGAATTAGGAATTTCTCAGGAAGACATTGAAAAGCACAACATTCACGTTCACGTTCCGGAAGGTGCCACTCCAAAAGACGGACCTTCTGCCGGTATCGCGATGCTGACTTCAATGGTCTCTTCATTTAAAAATAAAAAAGTGAAACCTCATCTTGCCATGACCGGTGAAATTACTTTAAGAGGAAAAGTACTTCCTGTAGGAGGAATTAAAGAAAAACTTCTTGCCGCAACAAGAGCGGGAATTAAAGAGGTGATTCTTTGTGAAGCCAACAGAAAAGACGTTGAGGAAATCAAAAAAGATTACCTGAAAAACCTTAAAGTACACTACGTCAACAGAATGGAAGAGGTAATCGATATTGCGATCGAAAAATAA